In the Halichoerus grypus chromosome 4, mHalGry1.hap1.1, whole genome shotgun sequence genome, one interval contains:
- the SLITRK5 gene encoding SLIT and NTRK-like protein 5 — MHTCCPPVTLEQDLHRKMHSWMLQTLAFALTSLVLSCAETIDYYGEICDNACPCEEKDGILTVSCENRGIISLSEISPPRFPIYHLLLSGNLLNRLYPNEFVNYTGASILHLGSNVIQDIETGAFHGLRGLRRLHLNNNKLELLRDDTFLGLESLEYLQVDYNYISVIEPNAFGKLHLLQVLILNDNLLSSLPNNLFRFVPLTHLDLRGNRLKLLPYVGLLQHMDKVVELQLEENPWNCSCELISLKDWLDSISYSALVGDVVCETPFRLHGRDLDEVSKQELCPRKLISDYEMRPQTPLSTTGYLHTTPASVNSVATSSSAVYKPPLKPPKGTRQPNKPRVRPTSRQPSKDLGYSNYGPSIAYQTKSPVPLECPTACTCNLQISDLGLNVNCQERKIESIAELQPKPYNPKKMYLTENYIAVVRRSDFLEATGLDLLHLGNNRISVIQDRAFGDLANLRRLYLNGNRIERLSPELFYGLQSLQYLFLQYNLIREIQSGTFDPVPNLQLLFLNNNLLQTMPSGVFSGLTLLRLNLRSNHFTSLPVSGVLDQLKSLIQIDLHDNPWDCTCDVVGMKLWVEQLKVGVLVDEVICKAPKKFAETDMRSIKSELLCPDYSDVVVSTPTPSSIQVLARTSAVTPAVRLNSTGAPAGLGAGGGASSVPLSVLILSLLLVFIMSVFVAAGLFVLVMKRRKKNQSDHTSTNNSDVSSFNMQYSVYGGGGGAGGHPHAHVHHRGPALPKVKTPAGHVYEYIPHPLGHMCKNPIYRSREGNSVEDYKDLHELKVTYSSNHHLQQQPPPPPPPPPQPQQQPPPQLQLQPGEEERRESHHLRSPAYSVSTIEPREDLLSPVQDADRFYRGILEPDKHCSTTPAGNSLPEYPKFPCSPAAYTFSPNYDLRRPHQYLHPGAGDSRLREPVLYSPPSAVFVEPNRNEYLELKAKLNVEPDYLEVLEKQTTFSQF; from the coding sequence ATGCACACTTGCTGCCCCCCAGTAACTTTGGAACAGGACCTTCACAGAAAAATGCATAGCTGGATGCTGCAGACTCTAGCGTTTGCTCTAACATCTCTCGTCCTTTCGTGTGCAGAAACCATCGATTATTATGGGGAAATCTGTGACAATGCATGTCCTTGTGAGGAAAAGGACGGCATTTTAACTGTGAGCTGTGAAAACCGGGGCATCATCAGCCTCTCTGAAATTAGCCCTCCCCGTTTCCCAATCTACCACCTCTTGTTGTCTGGAAACCTTTTGAACCGTCTTTATCCCAATGAGTTTGTCAATTACACTGGGGCTTCAATTTTGCATCTGGGTAGCAACGTGATCCAGGACATTGAGACTGGGGCTTTCCACGGGCTGCGGGGTTTAAGGAGATTGCATCTGAACAATAATAAACTGGAACTTCTGCGCGATGATACCTTCCTTGGCCTGGAGAGCCTGGAGTACCTACAGGTCGATTACAATTACATCAGTGTCATTGAACCCAATGCTTTTGGGAAACTGCATTTATTGCAGGTGCTTATCCTCAATGACAATCTCTTGTCCAGTTTACCCAACAACCTTTTCCGTTTTGTGCCCTTAACGCACTTGGACCTGCGGGGGAACCGGCTGAAACTTCTGCCCTATGTGGGGTTGTTGCAGCACATGGATAAAGTTGTGGAGTTACAGCTGGAAGAAAACCCCTGGAATTGCTCCTGTGAGCTGATCTCTCTCAAGGATTGGTTGGACAGCATCTCCTACTCGGCCCTGGTGGGGGATGTGGTTTGTGAGACCCCCTTCCGCTTACACGGCCGAGATCTGGACGAGGTGTCCAAGCAGGAACTTTGCCCAAGGAAACTTATTTCAGATTATGAGATGAGGCCACAGACGCCTTTGAGCACCACGGGGTATTTACACACTACCCCAGCCTCGGTGAATTCCGTGGCCACTTCTTCCTCTGCTGTTTACAAACCCCCCTTAAAGCCCCCTAAGGGGACGCGCCAACCCAACAAGCCCAGAGTGCGCCCCACCTCTCGGCAGCCCTCCAAGGACTTGGGCTACAGCAACTATGGCCCCAGCATCGCCTACCAGACCAAATCTCCGGTGCCTTTGGAGTGTCCCACCGCGTGCACTTGCAACCTACAAATCTCCGATCTGGGCCTCAACGTCAACTGCCAGGAGCGCAAAATCGAGAGCATCGCAGAGCTGCAGCCCAAGCCCTACAACCCCAAGAAAATGTATCTGACGGAGAATTACATTGCGGTTGTGCGCAGGAGCGACTTCCTGGAGGCCACGGGGCTGGACCTCCTACACCTGGGCAACAACCGCATCTCCGTGATCCAGGACCGCGCCTTCGGGGACCTCGCCAACCTGAGGCGCCTCTACCTAAATGGCAACAGGATTGAGAGGCTGAGCCCGGAGTTGTtctatggcctgcaaagcctgcAGTATCTCTTCCTCCAGTACAATCTCATACGTGAGATTCAGTCTGGGACTTTCGATCCGGTCCCAAACCTCCagctgctattcctgaataacaACCTCCTGCAGACCATGCCCTCAGGCGTCTTCTCAGGCCTGACCCTTCTCAGGCTGAACCTAAGGAGTAACCATTTCACCTCCTTACCGGTGAGTGGAGTTCTGGACCAGCTGAAGTCACTCATCCAAATCGACCTGCATGACAACCCTTGGGATTGTACCTGCGACGTGGTGGGCATGAAGCTGTGGGTCGAGCAGCTCAAAGTGGGTGTCTTGGTGGACGAGGTCATCTGCAAGGCGCCCAAGAAGTTTGCGGAGACGGATATGCGCTCCATTAAGTCGGAGCTGCTGTGCCCAGACTACTCTGACGTGGTGGTTTCCACGCCCACGCCCTCCTCCATCCAGGTCCTGGCGAGGACCAGCGCGGTGACCCCCGCGGTCCGGTTGAACAGCACCGGGGCCCCCGCGGGCTTGGGCGCGGGCGGAGGGGCGTCCTCGGTGCCCTTGTCCGTGTTGATTCTCAGCCTGCTGCTGGTTTTTATCATGTCCGTCTTCGTGGCCGCCGGGCTCTTCGTGCTGGTTATGAAGCGCAGGAAGAAGAACCAGAGCGACCACACCAGCACCAACAATTCCGACGTGAGCTCCTTCAACATGCAGTACAGCGTgtacggcggcggcggcggcgcaggGGGCCACCCGCACGCGCACGTGCACCACCGCGGACCCGCGCTGCCCAAGGTGAAAACGCCCGCGGGCCACGTGTACGAGTACATCCCCCATCCACTGGGCCACATGTGCAAAAACCCCATCTACCGCTCCCGAGAGGGCAACTCCGTGGAGGATTACAAAGACCTGCACGAGCTCAAGGTCACCTACAGCAGCAACCACCACCTGCAGCaacagccgccgccgccgccgccgccgccgccgcaacCTCAGCAGCAGCCCCCGCCGCAGTTGCAGCTgcagcctggggaggaggagaggcggGAAAGCCACCACTTGCGGAGTCCCGCCTATAGCGTCAGCACCATCGAGCCCCGGGAGGACCTACTGTCGCCGGTGCAGGACGCCGACCGCTTTTACAGGGGCATTTTAGAACCAGACAAACACTGCTCCACCACCCCCGCCGGCAATAGCCTCCCGGAATATCCCAAATTCCCGTGCAGCCCAGCTGCTTACACTTTCTCCCCCAACTATGACCTGAGACGCCCCCATCAGTATTTGCACCCGGGGGCAGGGGACAGCAGGCTGCGGGAACCGGTGCTCTACAGCCCCCCCAGTGCTGTCTTTGTAGAACCCAACCGGAACGAATATCTGGagttaaaagcaaaactaaacgTTGAGCCGGACTACCTCGAAGTGCTGGAAAAACAGACCACATTTAGCCAGTTCTAA